One Tamlana carrageenivorans genomic region harbors:
- a CDS encoding FAD-binding and (Fe-S)-binding domain-containing protein, translated as MTLSDLKKELSGELLYDDLIRAIYATDASVYRKLPQAVAYPKNTDDIKKLIQFAKKTESTLIPRTAGTSLAGQCVGNGIVVDVSKHFTSILKINEVAKTVTVQPGVVRDELNLYLKPYGLFFAPDTSTSNRCMIGGMVGNNSSGTTSIQFGVTRDKVLELKTILSNGDEAVFGALTSEQFHEKCRLNTLEGQIYKSIFDELEPEAVQKQIHENFPKPEIHRRNTGYALDMLIDSEVFNDSNKSFNFCKLLSGSEGTLAFTTEITLKLDELPPSERIMVAAHFKTIEDSLTAVTTCMKHHLYMCEMMDKTILDCTKNNLKQLENRQFIVGDPEAILMCELKTDSREAVLEAANQLVNSLTLEGLSYANVVLFDDDIDKAIELRKAGLGLLGNIIGDNKSAACIEDTAVTLPDFANYINEFTAIMDGYKQKAIYYAHAGAGELHLRPVLNLKLSKDVKLFRQITTDVAHLVKKYGGSMSGEHGDGIVRAEFIPLIIGEANYEIVKRIKTVFDPENIFNQGKVVDAFPMDESLRYEADRVEPEIETLLDFSHSEGILRQAEKCNGSGDCRKSPEMGGTMCPSYRATRNEKDSTRARANALREFLTHTKTGENPFDHKELKEVLDLCLSCKACLNECPSTVDISVMKAEFLYQYQKEHGTDLRTKLFAYNNKVNSWTSGVSKLTNFFFENEATSKVIKNILGIAPERSMPLLSSKSLQNHIKALPAQSSSPKKYIKTVYLFVDEFTNFLESSIGVDAINLLQALNYKVEFVNHVESGRAFISKGFLDQAKKCAVQNVAVFKDLISEETPLLGIEPSAIYTFKDEYLMLASDKTSAKKIAKHTYIIEDFLLQELEKGQISAEQFNSESKTIKIHAHCHQKALSNQMSTFKLLNLPRNYKATIIPSGCCGMAGSFGFEKEHYEVSMQVAEQTLLPAVRKAPVNTIIAANGTSCRHQIKDGAEREAKHPITILSEAVL; from the coding sequence ATGACGCTAAGTGATTTAAAGAAGGAATTGTCGGGGGAGCTTTTATATGACGATTTAATAAGAGCGATTTATGCCACCGATGCCTCGGTTTATAGGAAATTACCACAAGCTGTTGCATATCCCAAAAATACCGATGATATTAAAAAGCTTATTCAGTTTGCTAAAAAAACAGAAAGTACATTAATCCCCAGAACAGCAGGAACTTCATTAGCAGGGCAATGTGTTGGAAATGGTATTGTTGTCGATGTTTCAAAACACTTTACCAGTATTTTAAAAATAAATGAAGTTGCCAAAACCGTAACGGTGCAACCAGGCGTTGTAAGAGATGAGCTTAATTTATACCTTAAACCTTATGGTTTGTTTTTTGCACCAGACACCTCAACATCTAATCGTTGTATGATAGGTGGTATGGTTGGTAACAACTCCTCCGGAACCACATCTATACAATTTGGAGTCACTAGAGATAAAGTTTTAGAATTAAAAACCATATTAAGTAATGGCGATGAGGCGGTTTTTGGAGCCTTAACTAGTGAGCAATTTCATGAAAAATGCCGTTTGAACACTTTAGAAGGGCAGATTTATAAATCCATTTTTGATGAATTAGAACCCGAAGCGGTTCAAAAGCAAATTCATGAGAATTTCCCAAAGCCAGAAATACACCGTAGAAATACAGGCTATGCCTTAGACATGTTAATCGATTCTGAGGTGTTTAATGATTCAAATAAGTCTTTTAACTTTTGTAAACTACTTTCAGGAAGTGAAGGCACCTTGGCTTTTACGACCGAAATCACATTAAAATTGGATGAATTACCACCAAGTGAGCGCATTATGGTGGCAGCGCATTTTAAAACCATCGAAGATTCGTTAACCGCAGTAACCACTTGTATGAAACACCATTTATACATGTGTGAAATGATGGATAAAACGATTTTAGATTGTACAAAAAACAATTTGAAGCAGCTGGAAAACAGGCAGTTTATTGTTGGTGATCCTGAGGCTATTTTAATGTGTGAACTAAAAACAGATTCCCGAGAAGCGGTTTTGGAAGCTGCCAATCAATTGGTAAATTCCCTAACGCTTGAAGGGTTGAGCTATGCCAACGTAGTACTTTTTGATGACGATATCGATAAAGCCATCGAGCTGCGTAAAGCGGGATTAGGATTATTGGGGAATATTATTGGCGATAATAAATCGGCCGCCTGTATAGAAGATACAGCGGTAACCTTACCAGATTTTGCCAATTATATCAATGAATTTACAGCCATTATGGATGGCTACAAGCAAAAAGCCATTTACTATGCACATGCGGGAGCTGGAGAATTGCATTTGCGCCCGGTTTTAAATTTGAAGCTTAGTAAAGATGTCAAGCTTTTTAGACAAATAACCACCGATGTGGCGCATCTGGTAAAGAAATATGGCGGATCTATGTCTGGGGAACACGGCGATGGTATTGTTCGTGCCGAGTTTATCCCGTTAATTATAGGTGAGGCTAATTATGAGATTGTAAAACGCATAAAAACAGTTTTTGATCCCGAAAATATATTCAATCAAGGCAAAGTAGTGGATGCTTTCCCGATGGATGAATCGCTACGTTATGAGGCTGATCGTGTGGAACCTGAGATTGAAACGCTTTTAGATTTTTCTCATTCAGAAGGCATTTTACGTCAGGCGGAAAAGTGTAATGGTAGTGGCGATTGCCGAAAATCTCCAGAAATGGGAGGAACCATGTGTCCAAGTTATCGCGCCACAAGAAATGAAAAAGATTCTACCCGTGCGCGTGCCAACGCTTTGCGTGAGTTTTTAACCCATACCAAAACTGGCGAAAATCCTTTTGATCATAAGGAATTGAAAGAGGTTCTGGACCTGTGTTTAAGCTGTAAAGCCTGTTTAAATGAATGTCCAAGTACCGTGGATATTTCGGTGATGAAAGCCGAATTTCTGTATCAGTACCAAAAGGAACATGGTACAGATTTACGAACAAAACTTTTTGCTTACAACAATAAAGTGAATTCGTGGACTTCAGGAGTTTCTAAGCTGACTAATTTTTTCTTCGAAAATGAAGCTACTTCAAAAGTCATTAAAAACATATTAGGTATTGCTCCCGAAAGGAGTATGCCTTTGTTGTCTTCTAAAAGTTTACAGAACCATATTAAAGCTTTACCAGCTCAATCCTCTAGTCCAAAAAAATATATTAAAACGGTTTATTTGTTTGTCGACGAGTTTACCAATTTCTTGGAATCGTCTATTGGTGTAGATGCCATAAACTTATTACAGGCCTTAAATTATAAGGTTGAATTTGTAAACCACGTCGAATCGGGGAGGGCTTTTATTTCAAAGGGTTTTCTAGATCAGGCAAAAAAATGTGCTGTACAAAATGTGGCTGTTTTTAAAGATTTAATATCAGAAGAAACCCCTTTGCTGGGTATTGAGCCTTCAGCAATTTATACCTTTAAAGATGAATATTTGATGCTGGCTTCTGATAAAACTTCAGCTAAAAAAATAGCGAAACATACTTATATTATTGAAGATTTTTTACTGCAGGAGCTTGAAAAAGGGCAAATTTCAGCAGAACAATTTAATTCAGAATCTAAAACGATTAAAATCCATGCCCATTGTCATCAAAAAGCACTGAGTAATCAAATGTCAACTTTCAAACTCTTAAATCTTCCTAGAAATTATAAGGCGACCATTATTCCAAGTGGTTGCTGTGGTATGGCGGGAAGTTTTGGTTTTGAAAAGGAGCATTACGAAGTAAGTATGCAAGTTGCCGAACAAACCTTGCTTCCAGCAGTTCGTAAGGCTCCAGTTAATACTATAATTGCAGCCAATGGTACAAGTTGCAGACATCAAATTAAAGATGGGGCAGAACGCGAGGCGAAGCATCCTATAACAATCTTAAGCGAGGCTGTGTTGTAG
- a CDS encoding UDP-2,3-diacylglucosamine diphosphatase, whose product MIKRKIEIAVISDVHLGTYGCHAKHLLTYLNSIAPKKLILNGDIIDIWQFSKRYFPKPHLKVIKKIMSMAANGVEVIYITGNHDEMLRKFRDTTIGNISIVDKAVLDLDGKKAWFFHGDVFDISIQNAKWLAKLGGYGYDLLTLLNKMVNWYLEKRGKERFSLSKKVKNGVKGAVKYINDYEKVIAEIAIEKGYDYVICGHIHQPKMTYVETKQGSTTYLNSGDWVENFTALEYQFKRWKIYNFNNDKLAPFIVHDDFAEMEVKDLIAAITIVGQG is encoded by the coding sequence ATTATTAAAAGAAAAATAGAAATTGCCGTTATTTCCGATGTGCATCTGGGCACATACGGATGCCATGCCAAACACTTACTAACTTACCTTAATAGTATTGCCCCAAAAAAGCTCATCCTTAATGGTGATATTATTGATATTTGGCAGTTTAGTAAGCGTTACTTCCCGAAACCACACTTAAAAGTCATTAAAAAAATCATGTCTATGGCAGCCAATGGTGTAGAAGTGATTTATATTACAGGAAACCATGATGAGATGCTACGAAAATTTAGAGATACCACCATTGGAAATATTTCTATAGTAGATAAAGCCGTGTTAGACTTAGACGGTAAAAAAGCTTGGTTTTTTCACGGCGATGTATTCGATATTTCTATCCAAAATGCTAAATGGCTTGCGAAACTTGGCGGTTACGGTTACGACCTGTTAACGCTTCTTAACAAAATGGTAAACTGGTATTTAGAAAAACGAGGAAAAGAACGCTTTTCGCTCTCAAAAAAAGTAAAAAACGGGGTTAAAGGTGCTGTTAAATATATAAATGATTACGAAAAAGTTATTGCTGAAATTGCTATTGAAAAGGGTTATGACTATGTGATTTGCGGGCATATCCATCAGCCTAAAATGACCTACGTAGAAACCAAACAAGGTAGCACCACTTACCTTAATTCGGGAGACTGGGTTGAAAATTTCACTGCTTTAGAGTATCAATTTAAACGTTGGAAAATCTACAATTTTAACAACGATAAATTAGCACCATTCATTGTTCACGACGATTTTGCCGAAATGGAGGTTAAAGATTTAATTGCCGCTATAACGATTGTTGGTCAAGGATAA
- the aroC gene encoding chorismate synthase has product MAGNSFGKLFNLTTYGESHGPALGGVIDGCPAGIELDLEAIQNELDRRKPGQSAIVTQRKEPDTVKFHSGIFEGVTTGTSIGFVIENTNQKSHDYSHIKDSYRPSHADYTYDKKYGVRDYRGGGRSSARETACRVVAGAIAKQVLKDVEITAYVSGVGTMQLNKPYNELDLTKIESNIVRCPDQEMAAKMETYIKEVRGKGDTVGGIVSCVIKNVPVGLGEPVFDKLHAELGKAMLSINAVKGFEYGSGFHGSTMYGSDHNDKFNNDGSTKTNYSGGIQGGISNGMDIYFNVAFKPVATLIQKYETIDKAGNTVEMQGKGRHDPCVVPRAVPIVEAMAALVLTDFFLINKMYH; this is encoded by the coding sequence ATGGCTGGTAATTCCTTTGGAAAACTATTTAACTTAACGACTTATGGTGAATCACACGGACCTGCATTAGGGGGTGTTATTGATGGCTGTCCTGCTGGAATCGAATTAGATTTAGAGGCTATACAAAATGAATTGGATAGACGTAAACCAGGGCAATCGGCTATTGTAACACAACGTAAAGAACCGGATACCGTAAAATTTCACTCGGGGATTTTCGAAGGCGTTACAACAGGAACTTCTATAGGTTTTGTTATAGAAAATACCAACCAAAAATCTCACGATTATTCACATATTAAAGACAGTTACCGTCCGAGTCACGCCGATTATACCTACGACAAAAAATATGGTGTTCGCGATTATCGTGGTGGCGGACGTAGTTCAGCACGTGAAACCGCATGTCGTGTGGTAGCGGGAGCTATTGCCAAGCAAGTCTTAAAAGATGTTGAAATTACCGCTTATGTGTCTGGCGTAGGAACCATGCAACTTAATAAGCCTTATAACGAACTAGATTTAACAAAAATAGAATCTAACATTGTACGTTGTCCAGATCAAGAAATGGCGGCCAAAATGGAAACTTACATTAAAGAAGTTCGCGGAAAAGGAGATACCGTTGGTGGTATTGTTAGCTGTGTGATAAAAAATGTACCTGTAGGTTTAGGCGAACCTGTTTTCGATAAGCTACATGCCGAGCTAGGTAAAGCGATGCTGTCTATAAACGCCGTTAAAGGCTTTGAATATGGTAGTGGTTTCCACGGAAGCACCATGTATGGTAGCGATCATAACGATAAGTTTAACAACGATGGTTCAACAAAAACCAACTATTCTGGAGGTATTCAAGGCGGCATAAGTAACGGCATGGATATTTATTTCAACGTGGCTTTCAAGCCTGTGGCTACGCTTATTCAGAAATATGAAACTATAGATAAAGCCGGTAATACTGTAGAAATGCAAGGTAAAGGGCGCCACGATCCATGCGTTGTACCTCGTGCCGTGCCTATTGTAGAAGCTATGGCTGCTTTGGTTTTAACCGATTTCTTTCTCATTAATAAAATGTATCATTAG
- a CDS encoding dicarboxylate/amino acid:cation symporter: MKKLALHWKIIIGMVLGVIFGFIMNSINGGKGFVSDWIAPFGTIFINLLKLIAVPLILASLIKGISDLKDISKIKSMGLRTIGIYIATTLVAIVIGLSIVNVVKPGEGMPQDTIEKIKQKYENDAGVTDKLMKASAQKDAGPLQALVDIFPSNIFQSFAEASMLQIIFFALFVGVCLLLIGEKKAKPLVDFFDSLNDVVMKMVDLIMLFAPYAVFALLANVIIAFDDVEILIKLLFYAFCVIGGLLLMICFYLLLIGVYVKKSPMWFLKQISPAQLLAFSTSSSAATLPVTMERVEEHLGVDKEVSGFVLPVGATVNMDGTSLYQGIAAVFIMQVIWPEGLTFSNQLVIIATALLASIGSAAVPSAGLVMLVIVLESIGFPAELLPIGIALIFAVDRPLDMLRTVVNVTGDATVAMLVAKSLGKLHDPKPKEWDDNYEAVK; encoded by the coding sequence ATGAAGAAACTAGCATTACATTGGAAGATTATTATAGGAATGGTTTTAGGAGTCATATTTGGCTTCATAATGAATTCTATTAATGGAGGAAAGGGGTTTGTATCAGACTGGATAGCGCCTTTTGGAACCATATTTATTAATCTTCTTAAGCTTATTGCAGTGCCTTTAATTTTAGCTTCTTTAATTAAAGGAATTTCAGATTTAAAAGATATTTCTAAAATTAAATCCATGGGACTACGTACCATTGGGATTTATATAGCCACCACTTTAGTGGCTATTGTTATAGGTTTAAGTATTGTTAACGTGGTGAAACCTGGAGAAGGTATGCCTCAGGACACCATCGAAAAAATTAAACAAAAATACGAGAACGATGCGGGAGTTACCGATAAACTCATGAAAGCAAGTGCTCAAAAAGATGCCGGGCCTTTACAAGCTTTGGTCGATATATTTCCGAGTAACATTTTTCAATCTTTTGCCGAAGCTTCCATGCTTCAAATCATATTTTTCGCACTATTTGTTGGTGTGTGTTTGTTGTTAATAGGCGAAAAGAAAGCCAAGCCTTTGGTGGATTTTTTCGATTCCCTCAACGATGTGGTCATGAAAATGGTAGATCTTATCATGCTTTTTGCGCCTTATGCGGTTTTCGCTTTATTAGCAAACGTTATTATTGCTTTCGACGATGTAGAGATTTTAATAAAACTGCTTTTTTATGCTTTCTGTGTAATTGGCGGTCTTTTATTAATGATTTGTTTCTATCTACTTTTAATAGGGGTGTATGTTAAAAAATCACCCATGTGGTTCTTAAAACAAATAAGTCCGGCGCAATTATTAGCCTTTTCTACCAGTAGTAGTGCTGCAACACTTCCTGTAACCATGGAGCGAGTTGAAGAGCATTTGGGAGTCGATAAAGAAGTATCTGGTTTTGTACTGCCTGTTGGAGCGACTGTAAATATGGACGGAACCAGTTTGTATCAAGGAATTGCGGCGGTTTTTATCATGCAGGTTATATGGCCAGAAGGCTTAACATTTTCAAATCAGTTAGTTATCATCGCTACAGCTTTGTTAGCTTCTATTGGAAGTGCTGCCGTTCCAAGCGCAGGTCTAGTGATGTTGGTTATTGTATTAGAATCTATTGGCTTTCCAGCGGAATTATTACCCATTGGAATCGCTTTAATTTTTGCGGTAGATCGCCCTTTAGACATGCTTAGAACCGTTGTAAACGTTACTGGTGATGCAACTGTCGCTATGCTTGTGGCAAAATCGTTAGGAAAGCTGCACGACCCCAAACCCAAAGAATGGGATGATAATTATGAGGCGGTTAAGTGA
- a CDS encoding sulfurtransferase: protein MSNKITLTEPVVSVSWLNNQIDASNLVILDGTIAKVFTADSKQIPKARFFDIKLKFSDTQNKFPSAFPSEAQFQEEARLLGINTDSAIVVYDDKGIYSSARVWWMFKAFGYSNVAILDGGFPEWTKHNYPVEPATIYQGEKGDFHAKLQPNFMKFFNDVKAASENKSHTIIDARSAARYQCETPEPREGLRMGTIPNSVNLPFTDLLSDGKLKSKSEINQAFQKLAKKDDPIIFSCGSGITACVLALGATLSDYKNIAVYDGSWTEWGSLVPEQ from the coding sequence ATGTCCAATAAAATAACATTAACCGAGCCTGTTGTTTCTGTATCATGGCTGAATAATCAAATAGATGCATCAAATTTGGTGATTTTGGATGGCACCATTGCCAAAGTGTTTACTGCGGATTCAAAACAAATTCCGAAAGCGCGTTTTTTTGATATAAAACTAAAGTTTAGCGACACTCAAAATAAATTTCCCAGTGCCTTTCCTTCTGAAGCTCAGTTTCAAGAGGAAGCACGGCTTTTAGGTATTAATACCGATAGTGCCATTGTGGTTTACGATGATAAAGGTATCTATTCCAGTGCCCGTGTGTGGTGGATGTTTAAAGCTTTTGGTTATAGTAATGTGGCAATTTTAGATGGTGGTTTTCCGGAATGGACAAAGCATAATTACCCAGTAGAGCCTGCTACAATATACCAAGGGGAAAAAGGTGATTTCCACGCAAAATTACAGCCCAATTTCATGAAGTTTTTTAACGATGTTAAAGCGGCTTCTGAAAATAAATCACACACCATTATTGATGCACGTTCAGCAGCCAGGTACCAATGTGAGACACCAGAACCTCGTGAAGGTTTACGTATGGGCACCATTCCAAATTCTGTTAATTTACCTTTTACAGATTTATTATCCGATGGAAAATTAAAATCTAAATCAGAAATCAATCAAGCTTTTCAAAAATTAGCCAAAAAAGACGATCCTATCATTTTTTCTTGTGGTTCGGGAATTACAGCCTGCGTTTTAGCTTTGGGTGCTACGTTGTCAGATTATAAAAACATAGCGGTTTATGATGGCTCTTGGACCGAATGGGGGAGTTTAGTGCCAGAACAATAA
- a CDS encoding thiol-disulfide oxidoreductase DCC family protein translates to MMDLPKHKQLILFDGVCNLCDSSVKYVIKHDKNNRFLFAALQSEIGKKIIKAYKIDTEKTDSILLYIPEIGISYKSTAALKVALKLGFPRNLMGVFLIVPAFIRNAVYDYIAKNRYTWYGKKDNCMIPTPELKAKFLD, encoded by the coding sequence ATGATGGATTTACCAAAACATAAACAACTTATTCTTTTTGACGGTGTTTGCAACCTCTGTGATAGCAGCGTGAAATACGTTATAAAACACGATAAAAACAACCGTTTTTTGTTTGCGGCGTTACAAAGTGAGATTGGTAAAAAAATTATTAAAGCTTATAAGATAGACACCGAAAAAACGGACTCTATCCTACTCTACATCCCTGAAATAGGCATTAGCTACAAATCTACCGCAGCTTTAAAAGTGGCGTTAAAATTAGGGTTTCCACGGAATTTAATGGGGGTGTTTTTAATCGTCCCTGCCTTTATTAGAAACGCTGTTTACGACTATATTGCAAAAAATCGTTATACATGGTACGGCAAAAAAGACAACTGCATGATTCCCACGCCCGAGTTAAAAGCTAAGTTTTTAGATTAG
- a CDS encoding endonuclease MutS2, protein MIHIHQKTLQDLEFQTVLQQVSEHCVTPLGHEKALEISPYKIKEELLFSLQLTHEYVASFYNDNRIPNHGFDAITKELKLLKIENTFLEVHGLKKIVAMSVTVNDILIFLKKFEEYYPNLYQFASHIEVTKLLIEKINSVVDRFEDIKDNASPLLQELRQSINKVKGKINASFSSALNTYHGLEYLDDIRESVVDNKRVLAVKAMYRRKVRGSIMGGSKTGSIVYIEPETTLQHTRELNNLEYEEHEEIIRILKEVTDYIRPFLPLLNDYQNFLIDIDVISAKAKYARSLNAILPEISDEKSMFLRDAYHPILYLNNLEKGEKTFPQTVELQQDSRIIVISGPNAGGKSITLKTVGLLQVMLQSGMLIPVHERSKVCLFDRILSDIGDNQSIENHLSTYSYRLKQMNYFLRKCNKNTLFLIDEFGTGSDPELGGALAETFLEEFYHREAFGIITTHYSNLKILANEMPHMLNANMLFDERTLEPLFKLVIGQAGSSFTFEVAQKNGIPYGLINRAKKKIERSKVRFDATIAKLQKERSKLEKTGQSLKLNEKKKLKEADKLEEINAKIQKKLESYQELYDSNQRLIYLGQKVNDIAEKYFENKQKRELMSELFKVVQIENSKRKKVSAKQKKAIKAKEQKVKQEAEKKVEVIRQKKKVAKQKAIEATKPKPTLKLGDRVRMEDGRSIGTIDKIEKNKAVVNYGIFTTNVSIDQLELVEAKK, encoded by the coding sequence AGCTTTAGAAATTTCACCATATAAAATAAAGGAAGAACTCCTTTTTTCTTTGCAATTAACACATGAATATGTGGCCTCGTTTTATAACGATAACCGCATTCCAAATCACGGTTTTGATGCCATTACCAAAGAGCTTAAGCTTTTAAAAATAGAAAACACCTTTTTAGAAGTTCATGGGTTAAAAAAAATTGTAGCCATGTCGGTTACAGTTAACGATATCCTTATTTTTCTAAAAAAGTTTGAAGAATACTACCCCAATTTATATCAGTTTGCTTCACATATAGAAGTTACCAAACTGCTTATTGAAAAAATTAATAGCGTTGTCGATCGTTTTGAAGACATTAAAGACAATGCATCGCCTTTATTACAGGAATTACGACAGTCTATTAATAAAGTTAAAGGTAAAATTAATGCCAGTTTCAGTTCGGCCTTAAACACCTATCACGGATTAGAATACTTGGACGACATTAGAGAGTCGGTAGTAGACAACAAGCGTGTTTTGGCGGTAAAAGCCATGTATCGTCGTAAGGTTAGAGGCTCTATTATGGGCGGTAGTAAAACGGGGAGTATTGTTTACATCGAACCAGAAACCACGCTGCAGCACACCAGAGAGCTTAATAACTTGGAATACGAAGAACACGAAGAAATCATTCGTATTCTAAAGGAAGTTACCGATTATATTCGTCCGTTTTTACCTTTACTAAACGATTATCAGAACTTTTTAATTGATATCGATGTCATTTCCGCGAAAGCGAAATACGCCAGATCGTTAAATGCGATACTTCCAGAAATTTCAGATGAAAAAAGTATGTTTTTACGCGATGCCTACCATCCGATACTCTATTTAAACAATTTAGAGAAAGGCGAAAAAACATTTCCTCAAACCGTCGAACTCCAACAAGACAGTCGTATTATTGTGATTTCAGGACCGAATGCCGGCGGAAAAAGTATCACATTAAAAACAGTCGGTTTACTTCAAGTTATGCTTCAAAGCGGGATGTTAATTCCAGTTCACGAACGAAGTAAAGTATGTTTGTTCGATAGAATTTTAAGTGATATTGGTGATAATCAATCTATTGAAAATCATTTAAGTACTTACAGTTACCGCTTAAAACAAATGAATTATTTTTTAAGAAAGTGTAATAAAAACACACTTTTTCTTATTGATGAATTTGGAACAGGCTCTGACCCAGAACTTGGTGGTGCCCTTGCGGAAACCTTTTTAGAAGAATTTTACCATCGCGAGGCCTTTGGAATTATTACCACCCACTACTCCAATTTAAAGATTCTGGCTAATGAAATGCCACACATGCTTAACGCTAACATGCTTTTTGATGAACGCACTTTAGAACCCTTATTCAAATTGGTTATCGGTCAAGCCGGAAGTAGTTTTACGTTTGAAGTCGCGCAGAAAAATGGTATTCCATACGGATTAATAAACCGTGCTAAAAAGAAGATTGAGCGCAGTAAAGTACGTTTTGATGCCACGATAGCGAAACTTCAAAAAGAACGTTCAAAACTTGAAAAAACAGGTCAGTCGTTAAAGTTAAACGAAAAGAAAAAGCTAAAGGAAGCTGATAAGTTGGAAGAAATAAATGCTAAAATTCAAAAGAAACTAGAAAGTTACCAAGAATTATATGATAGTAACCAGCGCTTAATTTACTTAGGACAAAAAGTAAATGATATTGCCGAAAAATACTTTGAAAACAAGCAGAAACGCGAATTAATGTCTGAACTTTTTAAAGTGGTTCAAATAGAAAATTCGAAGCGTAAAAAAGTTTCAGCTAAGCAAAAGAAGGCTATAAAGGCCAAAGAGCAGAAAGTGAAGCAAGAAGCTGAAAAGAAGGTTGAAGTGATTCGACAAAAGAAAAAAGTCGCTAAGCAAAAAGCAATTGAAGCGACTAAACCTAAACCAACCTTAAAACTTGGCGATCGCGTACGCATGGAAGATGGCCGTTCCATTGGTACTATTGATAAAATTGAAAAAAATAAAGCCGTTGTGAATTATGGTATTTTTACGACTAATGTGAGTATAGACCAATTAGAGTTGGTGGAAGCAAAAAAATGA